The following proteins are co-located in the Heliorestis convoluta genome:
- the iorA gene encoding indolepyruvate ferredoxin oxidoreductase subunit alpha: protein MKALLTGNEAIARGAYEYGISVAAAYPGTPSTEILENISKYPEIYSQWSPNEKVAMEVGVGASIAGARTLVAMKHVGVNVAADPLFTAAYSGVRGGLILVSADDPGMHSSQNEQDNRHYAPFAKIPMLEPSDSQEAKDMVKLALEISETFDTPVLLRITTRIAHSQSLVELGEPMEREIKPYTKDAKKFVMIPAHARTRRVFLEERDAQLATFSEQSAANFVEMRQQSFGIITSGVSYQYVKEAFPQASVLRLGITHPIPKQKIMDFANEVDTLFVVEELEPYLENQIKALGIKVVGKDLLPPYGELSVSLLQKNLGAYLNVANPSVAVTTEQSNIMQEVQQPFTAPVRPPVMCPGCPHRGVFYVIKQLKLVVSGDIGCYTLGTMPPLEAMDTCICMGASISAAVGMEKANPELAGKLVAVIGDSTFMHSGVTGLMDVVYNKTAATIIILDNSITAMTGHQYHPGTGKTLMNEDSPTVDFAALAKSLGVRRVAEVDAFDLETVKKVIQEEVAAPEPSVIIARQPCALMLKGQTEAVVCEDCKACRVCLRIGCPALSFDEEGKTVVVNKPLCTGCNVCIQICKFGALRKGGA, encoded by the coding sequence TTGAAAGCTTTGCTAACCGGTAACGAAGCGATTGCTCGGGGCGCTTATGAGTATGGTATTTCTGTAGCTGCTGCATACCCTGGTACACCGAGTACTGAAATTCTAGAAAACATCTCAAAATATCCAGAAATCTATAGTCAGTGGTCCCCTAATGAGAAAGTCGCCATGGAAGTGGGCGTCGGTGCTTCTATTGCTGGTGCTCGTACATTGGTAGCCATGAAACATGTAGGCGTCAACGTAGCAGCTGATCCACTTTTTACAGCTGCCTATAGTGGGGTTCGCGGTGGTCTTATCTTAGTATCGGCTGACGATCCAGGCATGCATTCTTCTCAGAATGAGCAGGACAATCGTCATTACGCACCTTTTGCTAAAATACCGATGCTAGAACCTTCTGATTCGCAAGAAGCTAAAGATATGGTTAAGCTAGCGCTAGAAATTTCTGAAACTTTTGATACGCCTGTATTGCTGCGGATTACCACTCGCATTGCTCACTCCCAGAGCCTTGTAGAGCTTGGAGAACCCATGGAAAGAGAAATCAAGCCCTACACAAAAGATGCTAAAAAGTTTGTGATGATTCCAGCGCATGCTCGCACAAGGCGGGTTTTCTTAGAAGAACGGGATGCCCAGTTGGCCACTTTTTCAGAGCAATCAGCTGCGAATTTTGTGGAAATGAGACAGCAGTCTTTCGGCATAATCACTTCCGGTGTATCCTATCAGTATGTAAAAGAAGCGTTCCCGCAAGCTTCTGTATTACGCCTTGGTATAACTCATCCCATTCCAAAGCAAAAAATTATGGATTTTGCCAATGAAGTCGATACCTTGTTTGTCGTGGAGGAACTAGAACCATACTTAGAAAACCAGATTAAAGCTCTGGGCATCAAAGTAGTAGGAAAAGATCTATTGCCTCCTTATGGAGAGCTTTCTGTTTCTCTTTTACAGAAAAACTTAGGTGCTTACCTGAATGTAGCGAACCCTTCTGTTGCTGTTACAACAGAACAAAGCAATATAATGCAAGAGGTACAGCAACCCTTTACAGCACCTGTTCGTCCACCTGTTATGTGCCCCGGTTGCCCACACCGTGGTGTTTTCTATGTGATTAAGCAGCTTAAGCTAGTTGTATCAGGTGATATTGGTTGTTACACCTTAGGTACCATGCCACCTTTAGAAGCGATGGATACATGTATCTGTATGGGCGCTTCTATCTCCGCTGCTGTCGGTATGGAAAAAGCCAATCCCGAACTGGCTGGTAAGCTCGTAGCAGTCATTGGAGACTCCACCTTTATGCACTCTGGTGTTACCGGGTTAATGGATGTAGTCTATAACAAAACAGCTGCAACTATCATAATTTTGGACAACTCTATTACAGCCATGACAGGTCATCAATATCATCCTGGTACAGGTAAGACCTTGATGAATGAAGATTCACCCACTGTCGACTTTGCCGCTTTGGCTAAATCTTTAGGTGTTCGAAGAGTTGCTGAAGTAGACGCTTTTGACTTAGAAACAGTTAAGAAAGTGATTCAGGAAGAAGTGGCTGCGCCCGAACCATCGGTAATTATTGCTCGCCAACCTTGTGCACTGATGCTAAAAGGCCAGACAGAAGCTGTTGTTTGTGAAGATTGCAAAGCTTGTCGCGTCTGCTTGAGAATTGGCTGTCCTGCCCTATCTTTTGATGAAGAAGGTAAGACTGTCGTTGTGAACAAGCCGCTTTGTACAGGTTGCAATGTTTGTATTCAGATTTGTAAGTTTGGTGCACTGCGCAAGGGAGGGGCCTAA
- a CDS encoding phenylacetate--CoA ligase family protein encodes MIWNAEAECMEREALQRLQLQRLKETLQRVYKKVPHYRRRFDEAGVHPDDLKSIEDIGRFPFTTKHDLRDNYPFGLFAVPKKELVRLHASSGTTGKPVVGGYTKKDLENWSEMVARVVTMAGVTGEDTAQIAFNYGLFTGGFGLHYGLEKVGCTIVPASGGNTQKQLMLMQDFETTVLVCTPSYALHMAEEARTMGLDPAALPLRIGLFGSEPWSEGVRRQLEKDWSLRASDNYGLTELMGPGVAGECIVGDGLHIQEDHFFVEVIDPDTGEPKGYGEEGELVFTTLTKEGFPVIRYRTKDISMLTADACSCGRSTVRMRRVTGRTDDMLIIRGVNVFPSQIESVLMETEGVAPYYQLVVDRQGYMDTLEVHVELAEEYFQDRYRELESLTKTIHQQLKSVLSITAKVRLVEPRSLERTTGKSKRIIDNRPKD; translated from the coding sequence GTGATATGGAACGCCGAGGCCGAATGTATGGAGCGGGAGGCCTTGCAGCGATTACAGCTACAGCGGTTGAAAGAAACGTTACAGAGGGTCTATAAGAAAGTACCGCATTATCGCCGTCGGTTTGATGAAGCCGGTGTACATCCCGATGATCTAAAAAGCATAGAAGATATAGGCCGCTTTCCTTTTACCACAAAGCATGATTTGCGAGATAACTACCCTTTTGGACTTTTTGCAGTGCCGAAAAAAGAGCTTGTCCGTCTCCATGCTTCTTCTGGAACAACAGGCAAGCCTGTAGTCGGTGGATATACCAAGAAAGACTTAGAAAACTGGTCGGAAATGGTAGCCCGCGTTGTGACCATGGCAGGCGTTACTGGTGAAGATACAGCACAAATTGCTTTTAACTACGGTCTTTTTACCGGAGGATTTGGGCTTCACTATGGCTTAGAAAAAGTGGGCTGTACCATTGTGCCAGCATCGGGTGGTAACACGCAAAAGCAGCTCATGCTCATGCAGGACTTTGAAACGACGGTACTCGTTTGCACGCCGAGCTATGCTCTTCACATGGCGGAAGAAGCAAGAACGATGGGCCTTGATCCGGCAGCATTGCCTTTGCGCATCGGCCTTTTTGGTTCTGAGCCTTGGTCAGAAGGCGTACGTCGACAGTTGGAAAAAGATTGGTCTCTTCGTGCCAGTGATAATTATGGCTTAACAGAGCTTATGGGGCCAGGCGTGGCCGGTGAATGTATTGTTGGCGATGGTCTACATATTCAAGAAGATCACTTTTTCGTCGAAGTGATCGATCCTGATACAGGAGAACCGAAAGGGTATGGAGAAGAAGGAGAGCTTGTCTTTACCACTTTAACCAAAGAAGGTTTTCCCGTCATCCGATATCGGACCAAAGATATCAGTATGCTCACCGCTGATGCTTGCAGTTGTGGCCGCAGTACCGTTAGGATGCGCCGTGTGACAGGCCGAACCGATGATATGTTAATCATTCGAGGCGTCAATGTCTTTCCTTCACAAATCGAGAGCGTACTTATGGAGACGGAAGGTGTAGCGCCTTACTATCAACTGGTCGTGGATAGACAAGGCTACATGGATACCTTAGAAGTGCATGTTGAATTGGCCGAAGAGTACTTCCAAGACCGATATCGTGAGTTGGAGTCTCTCACCAAAACAATCCATCAGCAACTGAAAAGTGTATTATCAATAACAGCCAAAGTACGTCTGGTAGAGCCACGGTCCCTAGAAAGAACAACAGGAAAATCCAAGAGAATTATTGACAACAGACCCAAAGATTAA
- a CDS encoding sodium:solute symporter family protein has product MIQWLMLGLFVALLLGSGYIAMRKTKTVNDFFLGNRNVGPWMSAFAFGTTYFSAVLFIGYAGKVGWGFGLSALWIAVGNALIGSLLAWWILAKRTRRMTVRLNARTMPEFLEARYGSRNLKLYSALIIFIFLVPYSASVYMGLSYLFQEVLGMEYLMANIMMAGLTALFLVMGGYLAVAITDFIQGIVMLFGVAMMLFFVFSHEKVGGLSEAIVRLDAVNPALALAAPTSLPAIIALVSLVLLTSLGTWGLPQMVQKFYSIKDEASISRATWVSTVFCIIIGAGAYGIGALSPLFFEQLPLLDGQPNPDLIIPQILTETLPLFGLTIILLLVLSASMSSLASLVLVSASAIAIDFVGIVKPDWGKKYGVLLMRALCIIFVLLSLLIAIAKPAIILDLMAISWGTVAGTFLAPYLYGLFWRKTTKAGAWAGALTGLTISVGLSFIAPLFGFTSIGEIRLDTPLVGTLAMLTSLLVVPVVSLLTAPLPTDRVDQAFGTEEQEKSKQYNPSSIREEINT; this is encoded by the coding sequence ATGATTCAATGGCTTATGCTGGGGCTTTTTGTAGCCCTCTTATTAGGCAGTGGCTATATCGCCATGCGCAAAACAAAGACTGTAAACGATTTTTTCTTGGGCAATCGTAATGTAGGTCCGTGGATGTCAGCTTTTGCTTTCGGCACGACCTATTTTTCGGCTGTCCTTTTTATTGGGTATGCTGGAAAGGTCGGCTGGGGCTTTGGACTATCCGCGCTTTGGATTGCCGTAGGCAATGCTTTGATCGGTTCCCTGTTAGCCTGGTGGATTCTAGCAAAAAGAACGCGTCGAATGACTGTGCGTTTGAATGCTCGCACAATGCCAGAATTTTTAGAAGCTCGCTATGGAAGTAGAAACTTAAAGCTCTATAGTGCTTTAATCATCTTTATCTTCTTAGTTCCTTACTCTGCTTCAGTTTACATGGGATTAAGCTATCTATTTCAGGAAGTTTTAGGCATGGAATACCTCATGGCCAACATTATGATGGCCGGTCTTACAGCGCTTTTTCTCGTCATGGGTGGCTATCTTGCGGTGGCTATTACAGACTTTATACAGGGGATTGTCATGCTCTTCGGTGTGGCTATGATGCTCTTTTTCGTCTTCAGTCATGAAAAAGTGGGCGGCCTGTCAGAAGCAATTGTTCGACTAGATGCCGTAAATCCAGCTCTTGCATTAGCAGCACCTACTTCTTTGCCTGCCATCATAGCCCTCGTTTCCTTGGTGCTACTCACATCTCTAGGGACCTGGGGACTTCCACAAATGGTGCAAAAATTTTACTCTATCAAAGATGAAGCTTCTATCAGTCGAGCGACCTGGGTATCGACAGTCTTTTGTATCATAATTGGAGCAGGTGCTTATGGTATCGGTGCTTTATCGCCGCTCTTTTTTGAACAGTTACCACTGCTTGATGGACAACCCAATCCAGACTTAATCATTCCACAGATTTTAACAGAAACGTTGCCACTCTTTGGACTTACGATTATTCTCTTGCTCGTTCTCTCTGCATCTATGTCAAGCCTTGCTTCGCTTGTTCTCGTATCAGCTTCTGCCATTGCCATAGACTTTGTTGGTATCGTTAAGCCTGATTGGGGCAAGAAGTATGGCGTTTTATTAATGAGAGCCCTTTGTATTATTTTTGTTCTTTTATCCTTGCTTATTGCTATCGCCAAACCAGCGATTATCTTAGATCTTATGGCCATCTCCTGGGGAACAGTAGCAGGAACTTTCTTGGCGCCTTATCTATACGGTCTTTTTTGGCGCAAGACGACCAAGGCCGGCGCCTGGGCTGGTGCTTTAACAGGCCTAACAATTTCCGTGGGGTTATCTTTTATTGCTCCTTTATTCGGTTTCACGTCCATTGGCGAAATTCGCTTGGATACGCCGTTGGTCGGAACGCTGGCCATGCTAACGTCTCTGCTAGTAGTGCCTGTTGTAAGTCTTTTAACAGCACCGCTACCAACAGACAGAGTGGACCAGGCTTTTGGCACGGAGGAGCAGGAAAAGTCCAAACAATATAATCCGTCGTCCATAAGGGAGGAGATAAATACGTGA
- a CDS encoding DUF362 domain-containing protein, with translation MAHKISSACTACGQCVDSCYVNAIVAGNPYKINDDCVDCGVCADVCPVGAIEG, from the coding sequence ATGGCACATAAGATTTCTAGCGCTTGCACAGCTTGCGGACAATGTGTTGACTCCTGTTACGTTAACGCAATCGTTGCTGGCAACCCTTACAAAATCAATGATGACTGTGTAGACTGTGGCGTTTGCGCAGACGTATGTCCTGTTGGCGCTATTGAAGGCTAA
- a CDS encoding DUF362 domain-containing protein, with translation MAYTISDACVSCGACLDSCPVDAIKEGNPYTIEDTCIDCGSCEDTCPAGAISAG, from the coding sequence ATGGCTTATACAATTTCTGATGCTTGCGTTTCCTGTGGTGCTTGTTTGGATTCTTGTCCAGTCGATGCTATCAAAGAAGGAAACCCTTATACCATTGAGGATACTTGTATCGATTGCGGATCTTGCGAAGACACTTGCCCTGCTGGTGCAATCAGTGCAGGCTAA
- a CDS encoding DUF1540 domain-containing protein, with the protein MPDVNCTVNTCHYWQNGNLCTAKQIVVQNDQQGGFSPSSSLNQLAATPASNTDETCCQTFKNKNSQ; encoded by the coding sequence ATGCCAGATGTAAATTGTACTGTAAACACCTGTCACTATTGGCAAAATGGAAACTTGTGTACAGCAAAGCAAATTGTAGTCCAAAACGACCAACAAGGCGGCTTTTCACCGAGTTCTAGTCTGAACCAGTTGGCAGCTACACCAGCTAGCAACACTGACGAAACTTGCTGCCAAACATTTAAAAACAAAAATTCCCAGTAA
- a CDS encoding MarR family winged helix-turn-helix transcriptional regulator, giving the protein MLERDFQYALHDFYETMMRTMSKMSQKTPLTHTQFLLIHHINHRGLALQKDMRKLFHLTQGALSTALKDLEQKGLITRTQSPVDQREWVIALSSEGEKLLSNVSESALLLIREQIRHEPEKAEKFIEALQWFAECFDKEK; this is encoded by the coding sequence ATGCTGGAAAGAGATTTTCAATATGCCCTTCACGACTTCTATGAAACAATGATGCGAACCATGTCAAAAATGAGCCAGAAAACGCCTCTGACTCACACACAGTTTTTATTGATTCACCATATCAATCACCGTGGACTGGCGCTACAAAAAGACATGCGTAAACTGTTTCATCTTACACAAGGTGCACTGTCTACAGCCCTGAAAGATTTAGAGCAAAAAGGGCTCATTACAAGGACTCAAAGCCCTGTGGACCAGCGTGAATGGGTAATTGCGCTATCTTCAGAAGGAGAAAAACTTTTATCAAATGTAAGTGAATCGGCTTTGCTCTTAATTCGTGAACAGATACGCCATGAGCCAGAAAAGGCAGAAAAATTTATCGAAGCATTGCAATGGTTTGCAGAATGCTTCGATAAAGAAAAATAA